The following coding sequences lie in one Chelatococcus sp. YT9 genomic window:
- a CDS encoding FAD-binding oxidoreductase, translating into MTDVVVIGAGISGAASAYELAKAGLDVVLVDRFGPAAMASGWTLAGVRQSGRHPAELPLARAAVALWPTLASELDGETHYRRGGNLRLARTEAEAAVIRQLVDDQSAAGLEIDFLATTADLRAVAPALSERVLCASLCPSDGSADAAASVAAFIRAAERLGATLRFGERVIRLHTDRGRITGVETDKGSIPARHVVVTAGVFGNELIAPLGLHVPLEVPMVTVLRSAPMTAMLEQVIGVANADCAGRQEHNGRFRVTSGLKSWPGGMQDMAGPEGIRPRVLPTAESIGEVVRLIGEVIPAFRGAEIEDTWSGLIDLTPDALPVIDTPEGVEGLVVAMGFSGHGFCLGPITGRIVRDLVVDKVTHLPIEPFAINRFASLSGARAPATLHG; encoded by the coding sequence ATGACCGACGTGGTCGTCATCGGCGCTGGCATCAGCGGCGCCGCGAGCGCCTATGAGCTGGCGAAGGCGGGGCTCGATGTCGTCCTTGTCGATCGCTTCGGTCCCGCTGCGATGGCATCAGGCTGGACGCTCGCCGGGGTGCGCCAGTCCGGCCGCCATCCGGCCGAATTGCCGCTGGCACGGGCGGCCGTCGCGCTTTGGCCGACGCTGGCGAGTGAGCTCGACGGCGAAACCCACTATCGCCGTGGCGGCAACCTGCGTCTGGCGCGGACGGAGGCGGAAGCCGCGGTCATCCGTCAGTTGGTCGATGACCAGTCCGCCGCCGGCCTGGAGATCGATTTTCTCGCCACTACCGCCGATCTGCGTGCCGTCGCCCCGGCACTCTCGGAGCGGGTTCTCTGCGCCTCCTTGTGTCCAAGCGACGGCAGCGCCGATGCGGCCGCCAGCGTCGCGGCCTTCATCAGGGCCGCCGAGCGCCTTGGCGCGACACTGCGTTTCGGCGAACGGGTCATCAGGCTCCACACCGACCGGGGACGCATCACGGGCGTCGAGACGGACAAGGGCAGCATTCCCGCCCGCCATGTGGTGGTGACGGCGGGCGTCTTCGGCAATGAACTGATCGCCCCCTTGGGTCTCCACGTGCCCCTTGAGGTGCCCATGGTCACCGTGCTCCGCTCGGCCCCCATGACGGCCATGCTCGAACAGGTAATCGGTGTCGCCAATGCGGACTGCGCGGGCCGCCAGGAACACAACGGCCGCTTTCGTGTCACGAGCGGCTTGAAGAGCTGGCCGGGCGGGATGCAGGACATGGCGGGGCCGGAGGGCATCAGGCCACGCGTGCTGCCGACGGCTGAGAGCATCGGAGAAGTCGTTCGTCTAATCGGTGAGGTCATCCCAGCCTTTCGAGGCGCCGAGATCGAGGACACCTGGTCTGGCCTGATTGATCTGACGCCGGATGCGCTGCCGGTGATCGATACACCTGAGGGCGTCGAGGGGCTGGTCGTGGCGATGGGCTTTTCCGGGCACGGCTTTTGTCTCGGTCCCATCACCGGACGTATCGTGAGGGACCTCGTGGTGGACAAGGTGACACATCTGCCGATAGAGCCTTTTGCTATCAACCGCTTTGCGTCCCTGTCCGGAGCACGGGCGCCCGCGACGCTGCACGGCTAG
- a CDS encoding Ldh family oxidoreductase, with amino-acid sequence MTNAIDMKQGEGRVHLDLAEVEDLAVQVLTRAGLSPRHALPVAAQFAAAEADGIPSHGLARVPSTAAMVTAGKIAADAEPVITVPKPGIVHVEGRDGFPHLAIDKARPLLAERARDNGIAVLAVANAYACGVLGHHTERLAAEGLLVMGFTQAPASIAPWGGKRAVIGTNPMSIAAPRPDGTCFVIDQSSSVVAKSEVMDRAAHGEDIPSHWAFDREGRPTTSPKAALDGGTMAPFGGYKGFGVGLIVELFAAVYTGSDLGLDATPLVDPKTGPSRIGVTFIALDAAGVAGAGFGTALDRLLGAIADQPGVRVPGGRRNAMRARTAREGITIPAKLHQQLTAML; translated from the coding sequence ATGACTAACGCCATCGACATGAAGCAAGGCGAGGGACGGGTTCATCTCGATCTTGCCGAAGTTGAGGACCTGGCTGTCCAGGTCCTCACGCGGGCGGGGCTGTCGCCGCGCCATGCGCTCCCGGTCGCCGCGCAGTTCGCGGCGGCCGAGGCGGACGGAATTCCAAGCCATGGCCTGGCGCGCGTGCCGAGCACGGCGGCCATGGTGACGGCGGGCAAGATTGCCGCGGATGCGGAACCGGTCATTACCGTCCCCAAGCCGGGCATCGTGCATGTGGAAGGCCGCGACGGCTTTCCGCATCTGGCTATCGACAAGGCGCGTCCCCTGCTGGCCGAACGTGCGCGGGACAACGGCATCGCCGTTCTGGCGGTCGCCAACGCCTATGCCTGCGGCGTGCTGGGCCACCACACCGAACGGCTCGCGGCAGAGGGTCTTCTGGTCATGGGTTTTACGCAGGCTCCCGCCTCGATCGCGCCCTGGGGCGGCAAGCGGGCGGTCATCGGCACCAACCCCATGTCGATCGCCGCGCCGCGACCCGACGGCACCTGCTTTGTCATCGACCAATCTTCGTCCGTCGTGGCGAAGAGCGAGGTGATGGATCGCGCGGCGCATGGCGAGGACATTCCGTCTCACTGGGCCTTCGACCGGGAAGGCCGCCCGACCACTTCGCCGAAGGCCGCCCTTGATGGCGGCACCATGGCGCCCTTCGGGGGCTACAAGGGCTTCGGTGTCGGCCTGATCGTGGAGCTGTTCGCGGCCGTCTACACCGGCAGCGACCTTGGCCTTGATGCGACCCCGCTCGTCGATCCGAAGACCGGGCCTTCACGGATTGGGGTGACCTTTATCGCGCTTGACGCCGCAGGCGTTGCCGGCGCCGGCTTCGGCACGGCGCTGGACCGGTTGCTGGGGGCCATTGCCGACCAGCCGGGCGTGCGCGTGCCCGGCGGACGAAGGAATGCCATGCGGGCGCGCACCGCGCGCGAGGGCATAACAATTCCCGCGAAGCTGCACCAGCAGCTAACCGCCATGCTTTAA
- a CDS encoding ABC transporter substrate-binding protein → MQTRFNHRSGLSRRHLLAGLGSAAGLALVAPTWRGARAAGTPLRVGLSAYPSNFSPFANVGTAAETVKLQSFRGLMSYEPDGQLRGELAESWKQEDDTTVVFTLRPAKFHNGDPVTADDVVFSFETMGAEPSTAFMKPFFASLAAIEAVDPKTVRIKLKAPDAAFLVGLASYDAPVVSRRSMKEDATKPVGAGPYQVTGMERGTAIDLKAFDGFYRPGLPKSPLLRFVVYADESARVAALRSGDVDLIEYVPSPAMGAIEEDANLALDAVEGPASLVMFNVKSGPFVDPRVRRAVGYAIDRQAIIDGAFSGRAALSGPLPLSRASPYFDPASVDIFKRDLAKAKALLAEAGYPNGFKTSILATSQYSVHRDPAIVIQRSLVDVGIQGELNLPDWATRVQLGNKGQYHMSVTATSLDNNDPAGLDGVLGSGLPPAFSRPWGYVNAEVDRLVRAGRSTLDVDKRKAIYADLEKAVVADPGIISLVFRHQAYARRKAVSGFVNLPGFLTLTSGFAIETASVG, encoded by the coding sequence ATGCAGACCAGATTCAATCACAGGTCCGGCCTCAGCCGGCGCCATCTTCTCGCTGGCCTGGGCAGTGCCGCGGGGCTCGCGCTCGTTGCGCCGACATGGCGCGGGGCGCGCGCCGCGGGTACGCCGTTGCGCGTGGGGCTCTCGGCCTATCCATCGAACTTCAGCCCGTTCGCGAATGTCGGCACGGCGGCGGAAACCGTGAAGCTGCAATCATTCCGCGGGCTCATGAGCTACGAGCCGGACGGCCAACTGCGCGGTGAGCTCGCGGAGAGCTGGAAGCAGGAGGACGACACGACGGTCGTCTTCACCCTCCGGCCCGCCAAGTTTCACAATGGCGACCCGGTGACGGCCGATGACGTGGTCTTCTCGTTCGAGACCATGGGCGCTGAGCCCTCGACGGCCTTCATGAAGCCGTTCTTCGCCTCGCTCGCGGCGATCGAGGCCGTCGATCCCAAGACGGTGCGCATCAAGCTCAAGGCGCCGGACGCGGCCTTTCTCGTCGGGCTCGCGAGTTATGATGCGCCTGTGGTGTCGCGTCGCTCGATGAAGGAGGACGCGACGAAGCCGGTCGGTGCCGGACCTTATCAGGTGACCGGGATGGAACGGGGCACGGCAATCGACCTCAAGGCTTTCGACGGCTTCTACCGGCCGGGCTTGCCGAAATCGCCGCTCCTGCGCTTCGTGGTCTATGCCGACGAAAGCGCTCGCGTCGCGGCGCTCCGCTCGGGCGACGTCGATCTCATCGAATATGTGCCTTCGCCGGCCATGGGCGCGATCGAAGAGGACGCCAATCTCGCGCTTGATGCGGTCGAGGGGCCGGCCTCGCTGGTGATGTTCAACGTCAAGAGCGGGCCGTTCGTCGATCCGCGGGTGCGCCGCGCGGTCGGCTATGCCATCGACCGGCAGGCGATCATCGATGGCGCCTTCTCGGGACGCGCCGCCCTCAGCGGCCCCTTGCCGCTCAGCCGCGCTTCGCCCTATTTCGATCCGGCTTCCGTCGACATCTTCAAGCGTGACCTCGCCAAGGCGAAGGCGTTGCTGGCCGAGGCCGGTTATCCCAATGGTTTCAAGACGAGCATTCTGGCGACGAGCCAGTACAGCGTTCACCGCGATCCGGCCATCGTCATCCAGCGCAGCCTGGTCGACGTCGGCATTCAGGGCGAGCTGAACCTGCCTGACTGGGCAACCCGCGTGCAGCTTGGCAACAAGGGCCAGTACCACATGAGCGTGACCGCGACATCGCTCGACAACAACGACCCGGCGGGGCTCGACGGTGTACTTGGTTCGGGGCTTCCGCCGGCTTTCTCGCGACCTTGGGGCTACGTCAACGCGGAGGTCGACCGGCTCGTGCGGGCCGGCCGCAGCACGCTCGATGTCGACAAGCGCAAGGCGATCTATGCCGACCTTGAGAAGGCCGTGGTCGCGGATCCCGGCATCATCAGCCTCGTCTTCCGCCATCAGGCTTATGCACGCCGCAAGGCGGTGTCGGGCTTCGTCAATCTGCCGGGTTTCCTCACTTTGACGTCCGGTTTCGCCATTGAAACGGCTTCTGTCGGCTGA
- a CDS encoding hydantoinase B/oxoprolinase family protein, whose protein sequence is MASTVTSAQTSQNAADPVFVDPITVEVLGSAFLSIAEEMGEALVRASYSTNIKERRDCSTALFDTDGETLCQAEHIPMHLGSFLGFIPQILARHPVAEIRPGDAFVGNDAYAGGGTHLPDIVIAEPIFHGEILIGWAINTAHHADFADRPHAHIFQEAIRIPPVRLYREGVLQKDLLDLILINCQVPRERVSDLRAQMAANRLGVQRMGELCDRYGLKTVLAAGSALKDYTERRMRAGIAAIPDGVYRFSDQFDCPEVPEPITLGVEITIAGDRMNLRFSAPPQVRASINIVRTALLATVYYAVKAVVDPTVPPNAGIGRPLTVEAPLGSTLNCEEPAAVNGRIQPCQRVVDLIHGALAQAVPERMPAAACGSATAALFSGLRPAGAHEGEGAPWVYLEAIGGGGGARPAKDGLDGIQVHLTNTSNLPVEALEPEYPLTVLRYELARDSGGRGRRRGGMGLRRVYRAEADCRIEVDGSRFRSGPWGLAGGDAGQSTRFLIDGEPAVFTNGAGVLATGAVLDIVTPGGGGHGPAHERGEADHARDAADGWFIPAA, encoded by the coding sequence ATGGCTTCCACAGTGACCTCGGCGCAGACCTCCCAGAATGCGGCAGACCCCGTTTTCGTAGACCCGATCACGGTGGAGGTTCTCGGAAGCGCCTTCCTTTCCATCGCCGAGGAAATGGGGGAGGCGCTCGTGCGCGCCAGCTATTCCACGAATATCAAGGAGCGCCGGGACTGTTCGACGGCCCTGTTCGACACGGACGGCGAAACGCTCTGCCAGGCGGAGCACATCCCGATGCATCTCGGCTCGTTCCTCGGGTTCATCCCGCAGATCCTGGCCCGTCATCCCGTCGCCGAGATCCGGCCGGGCGATGCCTTCGTCGGCAATGATGCCTATGCGGGCGGTGGCACGCATCTGCCCGACATCGTGATAGCGGAGCCGATTTTCCACGGTGAGATCCTGATCGGCTGGGCGATCAATACGGCCCATCACGCCGATTTCGCCGATCGTCCGCACGCCCATATCTTTCAGGAAGCCATCCGGATCCCTCCCGTCCGGCTCTACCGGGAAGGCGTGCTGCAGAAGGACCTGCTCGACCTCATCCTGATCAACTGCCAAGTGCCTCGCGAACGCGTCTCCGACCTGCGCGCCCAGATGGCGGCCAACCGGCTCGGCGTGCAGCGGATGGGCGAACTCTGCGACCGCTACGGCCTCAAGACGGTGCTCGCGGCAGGATCTGCGCTGAAAGACTATACGGAGCGGCGCATGCGCGCCGGCATCGCGGCGATCCCCGATGGCGTCTATCGCTTTTCCGACCAGTTCGATTGCCCGGAAGTGCCGGAGCCGATCACGCTCGGCGTGGAGATCACCATCGCCGGGGACAGGATGAACCTGCGCTTCTCCGCGCCGCCGCAGGTCCGTGCCAGCATCAATATCGTACGCACGGCGCTCCTGGCGACGGTGTACTACGCGGTGAAGGCGGTGGTGGACCCGACCGTGCCGCCGAATGCCGGCATCGGCCGGCCGCTCACGGTGGAGGCGCCGCTCGGCAGCACGCTCAATTGCGAGGAACCGGCGGCCGTGAACGGACGCATTCAGCCCTGCCAGCGTGTGGTTGATCTCATCCATGGCGCCCTCGCGCAGGCTGTGCCGGAGCGTATGCCGGCGGCCGCTTGCGGTTCGGCTACGGCGGCTCTCTTCAGCGGTTTGCGCCCCGCTGGAGCGCATGAAGGGGAGGGCGCGCCCTGGGTCTATCTCGAGGCGATCGGGGGCGGCGGAGGCGCGCGCCCGGCCAAGGACGGGCTCGACGGTATCCAGGTGCATCTCACCAATACGTCCAACCTGCCGGTGGAGGCGCTGGAGCCCGAATATCCGCTCACAGTGCTGCGCTATGAACTGGCGCGCGATTCCGGAGGCAGGGGCCGCCGCCGGGGCGGGATGGGCCTGCGCCGTGTTTATCGCGCGGAGGCTGACTGCCGCATCGAGGTTGACGGCTCGCGCTTCCGGTCGGGGCCCTGGGGGCTCGCCGGCGGCGATGCGGGACAGTCGACGCGTTTTCTCATCGATGGTGAGCCTGCGGTCTTCACCAACGGCGCGGGTGTTCTCGCCACAGGGGCCGTGCTCGACATCGTGACACCCGGCGGAGGCGGCCACGGCCCGGCGCATGAGCGCGGAGAGGCCGACCACGCGCGCGACGCGGCCGACGGCTGGTTCATCCCCGCCGCATAG
- a CDS encoding ABC transporter permease, producing MNRLRVPLFIAIAFVVIVLLVPLLGLQDPTAMDVAGRFAGPSAAHWLGQDEYGRDVFSRLLWGARISLFVALSASVIACVIGVTLGLLGGYLKGWAELFCIRSMDVVQCFPPLLLALLVVTLAGPGAGTLIPTLAIVYLPGFVRVTYAGVLQVRNQDYVDAMQVIGAGRTHIMLRTILPNIMGPVIVQVSLATAAAIMLESGLSFLGLGVVPPTPSWGLMIGAARATMAQSPLLLIWPCLALSLTVLLLNALCDGLRDVLDPRGRSPARMAFFKDAFFGRAPRVASQP from the coding sequence ATGAACAGGCTCCGGGTTCCCCTTTTCATCGCCATCGCGTTCGTGGTCATCGTGCTGCTTGTGCCCCTGCTCGGCCTTCAGGATCCGACCGCGATGGATGTCGCGGGCCGTTTCGCCGGCCCGTCCGCAGCCCATTGGCTGGGGCAGGACGAATACGGCCGCGATGTCTTCTCGCGCCTGCTCTGGGGCGCCCGAATCTCCCTGTTCGTGGCACTCTCAGCATCGGTTATAGCCTGCGTCATCGGTGTCACGCTGGGCCTTCTCGGCGGCTATCTCAAAGGCTGGGCGGAGTTGTTCTGCATCCGCAGCATGGACGTGGTGCAATGCTTCCCGCCGCTTCTGCTGGCCCTCCTCGTCGTCACACTGGCGGGGCCGGGCGCCGGCACTCTCATTCCCACGCTCGCGATCGTCTATCTGCCGGGCTTCGTGCGCGTAACGTATGCGGGCGTGCTGCAGGTGCGCAACCAGGACTATGTCGACGCCATGCAAGTCATCGGCGCGGGACGCACGCACATCATGCTGCGCACCATACTTCCCAACATCATGGGGCCGGTGATCGTGCAAGTCAGCCTCGCGACCGCCGCGGCGATCATGCTGGAGTCGGGATTGTCCTTCCTCGGGCTCGGCGTGGTGCCGCCGACGCCGTCCTGGGGGCTGATGATCGGCGCGGCGCGCGCCACGATGGCGCAATCACCGCTCTTGCTGATCTGGCCCTGTCTCGCGCTCAGCCTGACCGTGCTGCTGCTCAATGCGCTGTGCGACGGCTTGCGGGATGTCCTCGATCCACGCGGGCGCTCCCCTGCGCGCATGGCGTTTTTCAAGGATGCATTCTTCGGCCGCGCACCGCGCGTCGCCAGCCAGCCCTGA
- a CDS encoding ABC transporter permease: MTWFLRRIGVSVILIWIVASIVFLAIRMVPGDPAEILLSQGGIAPDPSLVAEIHSQLGLDKPLPVQYADRFVGLFRGDLGESLTDGTPVASEIMRRLPRTLELIAVSAVLALIFGIPAGLIAANHPGGWLDRLSGWMSALGLSVPIFVVGTLLVLVFSQTLGLVPAGGYVPLWPDPARHFMLMAMPAFTIALGLFPIIFRMTRASVLEVLQRDFVRTATAKGLSHGAIMSRHVLRNALMPVVTVLGLQLGTLLGGTVLVEYVFNFPGLSGLMVDAVNARDYPFVEGVVLVIAILFVLINLGVDLIYGVLDPRVRRS, encoded by the coding sequence ATGACATGGTTTCTGCGCCGGATCGGCGTATCAGTCATCCTGATCTGGATCGTCGCCAGCATCGTTTTCCTGGCGATCCGCATGGTGCCGGGCGATCCGGCCGAGATTCTCCTGTCGCAGGGCGGTATCGCGCCGGATCCTTCGCTCGTCGCCGAGATCCATTCCCAGCTCGGGCTCGACAAGCCTTTGCCGGTCCAATACGCCGATCGCTTCGTCGGCCTTTTCCGCGGCGACTTGGGTGAAAGCCTCACGGATGGCACGCCGGTGGCCTCCGAGATCATGCGGCGTCTGCCACGCACGCTGGAACTCATCGCGGTATCGGCGGTTTTGGCGCTTATCTTCGGCATTCCCGCCGGGCTCATCGCCGCCAATCATCCCGGTGGCTGGCTCGATCGGCTGTCGGGCTGGATGTCGGCGCTTGGCTTGTCCGTGCCCATTTTCGTCGTCGGGACGCTGCTCGTCCTCGTGTTCTCGCAGACGCTGGGGCTGGTCCCGGCCGGCGGGTATGTACCGCTCTGGCCCGATCCCGCCCGTCATTTCATGCTGATGGCCATGCCGGCCTTCACGATCGCGCTCGGGCTCTTCCCGATCATTTTCCGGATGACACGAGCGTCGGTGCTGGAGGTTCTCCAGCGTGATTTCGTCCGCACCGCGACGGCCAAGGGTCTGTCGCATGGCGCGATCATGTCCCGGCACGTGTTGCGCAACGCCCTCATGCCCGTCGTCACCGTACTCGGGCTGCAGCTCGGCACGCTTCTGGGCGGCACGGTGCTGGTCGAATACGTCTTCAATTTTCCCGGGCTCTCGGGACTGATGGTCGATGCCGTCAACGCGCGCGATTACCCCTTCGTGGAAGGGGTCGTTCTGGTCATCGCCATCCTGTTCGTTCTCATCAACCTTGGCGTCGACCTCATCTATGGCGTCCTCGATCCGCGGGTGCGACGCTCATGA
- a CDS encoding ABC transporter substrate-binding protein produces MQLTRRSLIAAGIALPCLGTTRGFAAGKDTLTFGLSAYPGAFSVWGQVGTAATTVKLMTHRGLLSFDHKGEIQPEIAESFARVDDAGWTFKLRDAVFHDGRPVTSADVKWSFEQVALDNSTAYYRAVMQGVKAIETPDARTVTIVMKEPLSTLPLILAMPHMMIVPKDTVFERSTLPMGAGPYKLVRQERGVALDFERFDKFYKPGLPKMPKLRMVAYADETLRVSALKSGDVDLIEYVPWQAMAEIEADKKFKLETTLGPFMYLTFNGQSGPFADKRVRQAVAYGVKRDDIVKSAFFGRGGLLEGMPLAKESPFYDPATANHFAFDPAKAKALLAEAGHPNGFACKLLSNAQYGMHRSTAEVVQQSLAAIGIQAELNLPDYATYTTLGNRGQYDMAVVGNTADYNDPDGLASLIDGTLPVSFVRSFKLDVPEIHALLAEGRRTFEPEARKAVYKKLETAFLDQVPLAPLAWREQGYAMKTAVDGFVNLPSQLTFFSGMTLETTAIA; encoded by the coding sequence ATGCAGCTTACTCGCCGTAGTCTCATCGCCGCCGGCATCGCGCTCCCCTGCCTGGGAACGACGCGCGGCTTCGCGGCCGGCAAGGACACCTTGACTTTTGGCCTCTCCGCCTATCCCGGCGCGTTCTCCGTGTGGGGACAGGTGGGCACCGCCGCCACCACCGTCAAGCTGATGACGCATCGCGGCCTGCTCTCCTTCGACCACAAGGGAGAGATCCAGCCCGAGATCGCCGAGAGCTTCGCGCGGGTTGACGATGCCGGTTGGACCTTCAAGCTGCGCGATGCGGTCTTCCACGACGGGCGCCCGGTGACCTCGGCCGATGTGAAATGGAGCTTCGAGCAGGTCGCGCTGGACAACTCCACGGCATATTACCGCGCCGTGATGCAAGGCGTTAAGGCCATCGAGACACCGGATGCGCGGACGGTGACCATCGTCATGAAGGAGCCGTTGTCGACGCTGCCGCTCATTCTTGCCATGCCGCATATGATGATCGTGCCGAAGGACACGGTCTTCGAGCGCAGCACCCTGCCGATGGGCGCCGGCCCCTACAAGCTCGTCCGCCAGGAGCGCGGCGTCGCGCTCGATTTCGAGCGCTTCGACAAGTTCTACAAGCCGGGCCTGCCCAAGATGCCGAAGCTGCGCATGGTGGCTTACGCGGACGAGACCTTGCGGGTCTCCGCCCTGAAATCCGGGGATGTCGACCTGATCGAATACGTGCCCTGGCAGGCGATGGCGGAAATCGAGGCGGACAAGAAGTTCAAGCTGGAGACAACGCTCGGCCCGTTCATGTACCTGACCTTCAACGGTCAGTCCGGGCCCTTCGCCGACAAGCGCGTCCGCCAGGCTGTCGCCTATGGCGTCAAGCGTGACGATATCGTCAAGAGTGCGTTCTTCGGTCGTGGTGGGCTGCTGGAAGGGATGCCGCTGGCGAAGGAGAGCCCGTTCTATGACCCGGCGACCGCGAACCACTTCGCGTTCGATCCCGCGAAGGCCAAGGCTTTGCTTGCGGAGGCCGGCCATCCCAACGGTTTCGCCTGCAAACTGTTGTCCAACGCGCAATATGGCATGCACCGCTCGACCGCCGAGGTCGTCCAGCAAAGTCTCGCGGCGATCGGCATCCAGGCCGAGCTGAACCTGCCCGACTATGCGACCTATACGACACTCGGCAATCGTGGCCAGTACGATATGGCCGTAGTGGGCAACACGGCCGACTATAACGACCCCGACGGACTGGCCTCGCTGATCGACGGCACGCTGCCGGTGTCCTTCGTGCGAAGCTTCAAGCTCGATGTGCCGGAGATCCACGCGCTTCTCGCCGAAGGGCGGCGCACCTTCGAGCCGGAGGCACGCAAGGCCGTGTACAAGAAGCTCGAGACGGCCTTCCTCGACCAGGTGCCGCTGGCGCCGCTTGCCTGGCGCGAACAGGGTTATGCGATGAAGACCGCCGTCGATGGTTTCGTGAACCTGCCGAGCCAGCTCACGTTCTTCTCAGGCATGACACTGGAAACGACCGCCATCGCCTGA
- a CDS encoding FAD-binding oxidoreductase yields MSVLSSPQDADVLIVGGGGAGTSAALHLALRGTKVILLERGQIGSQASGVNYGGVRQQGRHPAELPIARRSREIWGRLPELIGSDAEFENTGHLKVARNADEEADLVAYLDVAREHGLPLHFMGNNEVHETYPFLGPTIVAGSFAPEDGVANPRLLAPGIAHAARAAGAIIREFMNVDRIQHDGAGFMAEAGGETFRAPVMINTAGFWGGAIAERFGEPVPVAPFNPNMMVSEPMPYFIVPNLGVVGGNVYLRQTRRGNIVFGGGFGISDPSVPWSRPLPEVSREIMGLAIELVPALASATVIRSWTGIDGEMPDHIPVIGPSRTIPNLFHAFGFSGHGFQLGPAIGSILAELVIDGQTEIPLEAFRIDRFADAAEAVQ; encoded by the coding sequence ATGAGCGTCCTGTCCTCCCCCCAGGATGCCGATGTGCTGATCGTCGGCGGCGGTGGTGCCGGCACCTCGGCGGCGCTGCATCTGGCGCTGCGCGGGACCAAGGTTATCCTGCTCGAGCGCGGCCAGATCGGCAGCCAGGCCTCCGGCGTGAACTACGGCGGCGTCCGCCAGCAAGGGCGGCATCCGGCGGAACTGCCGATAGCCCGGCGCTCCCGCGAGATCTGGGGGCGGCTGCCGGAGCTCATCGGCAGTGATGCGGAATTCGAGAACACGGGCCACCTCAAAGTCGCCCGGAACGCCGATGAGGAGGCGGACCTCGTCGCCTATCTCGATGTGGCACGGGAGCATGGGCTGCCGCTTCATTTCATGGGCAACAACGAGGTCCACGAGACCTATCCGTTTCTTGGGCCGACGATCGTCGCGGGCTCCTTCGCGCCCGAGGATGGCGTGGCCAATCCGCGTCTGCTCGCGCCGGGTATCGCCCATGCGGCGCGTGCCGCCGGGGCCATCATTCGCGAGTTCATGAACGTCGACCGTATCCAGCATGACGGTGCGGGCTTCATGGCCGAGGCCGGCGGCGAAACCTTCCGCGCGCCCGTGATGATCAATACGGCAGGTTTTTGGGGCGGGGCGATCGCGGAGCGCTTCGGCGAGCCCGTGCCGGTTGCGCCCTTCAATCCGAACATGATGGTTTCGGAGCCGATGCCTTATTTCATCGTGCCCAATCTGGGTGTGGTCGGCGGCAACGTCTACCTCCGCCAGACACGACGCGGCAACATCGTCTTTGGCGGCGGCTTCGGCATCAGCGATCCATCGGTACCATGGTCGCGGCCCCTGCCCGAGGTCAGCCGCGAGATCATGGGATTGGCGATCGAGCTCGTGCCAGCGCTGGCCTCCGCCACGGTCATCCGTTCGTGGACAGGGATCGATGGCGAGATGCCCGACCATATCCCCGTCATCGGGCCGAGCCGGACGATACCCAACCTGTTCCACGCCTTCGGTTTTTCGGGACATGGGTTTCAGCTCGGTCCCGCCATCGGATCGATCCTCGCCGAGCTCGTCATCGACGGGCAGACCGAAATTCCCCTGGAAGCGTTCCGTATCGATCGTTTTGCCGACGCCGCCGAGGCGGTTCAGTGA